TGTACTTTGTCTCCTATTTTAGCAGTCAACATCGCCCAACCTTCCCAATCTTCTTCACCACAACCATCTTCGATAGAGTCGATAGGATATTTTTCTGTCAGCTCAGCCAAGTAATCAACTTGCTCTGCTCTAGATCTAGCTTTTCCAGTTTCACCTTCAAACTTAGCATAGTTGTAAACGCCATCTTCGAAGAACTCAGAAGAAGCACAGTCTAATGCGATGGTAATATCCTTACCCGCAGTATAACCAGCTTTCTTGATTGCATCTAAAATACACTCCAATGCTTCTTCAGTTCCGCCAGAGAAGTTAGGTGCAAATCCACCCTCATCACCTACTGCAGTACTAAGGCCTTTGTCGTGAAGAATTTTCTTAAGGTTATGGAAAATTTCTGCGCCCATTCTCATCGCTTCAGAGAATGTTGGAGCACCAACTGGACGGATCATAAACTCTTGGAATGCAATTGGAGCATCTGAGTGAGATCCACCGTTGATGATATTCATCATTGGAACAGGAAGTGTTTTTGCGTTTACTCCACCTACGTATCTGAAAAGTGGAATACCCAAATCATCTGCAGCAGCTTTGGCTACAGCAAGAGATACACCAAGGATAGCATTCGCTCCTAGTTTAGATTTAGTTTCAGTTCCATCAAGATTGATCATCAAGTTATCAATCCCTCTTTGATCAAATACTGATTCACCGATCAATTCTGATTGAATTACTTCATTTACATTCTCTACTGCTTTCAAAACACCCTTTCCAAGGTATTTGCTTTTGTCTCCATCTCTCAATTCTACTGCCTCGTTAACACCTGTAGAAGCACCGCTTGGTACTGCTGCACGGCCAAAAGCACCAGAATCAGTAAGTACATCTACTTCAATAGTAGGGTTACCTCTGGAATCTAAAATTTGTCTTGCATGAACTGCTTGTATCAATGTCATAGTATAAAAGGTTATTGAGATTAATTTTTATTGATTAAAGAAATGAAATCGTCAAAAAGGTAACGAGAATCATGAGGCCCTGGTGAGGACTCTGGGTGATACTGAACTGAAAACGCAGGCTTATTTTTCAATTTAATACCTGCTACGGTATTATCATTCAAATGAACGTGAGTGATCTCCACATTTTCATTGCTTTCCGAATCTTCTCTGGAAATATTAAAACCATGATTTTGGGAAGTGATCTCACTTTTCCCTGTTTTCAAGTTTTTAATAGGATGGTTCAATCCTCTGTGTCCGTGGTGCATTTTATAAGTAGAGATGCCACAAGACTCAGCTAAGATCTGATGACCAAGACAGATTCCGAAAACAGGCTTTCCTGTTTCTAGAATTTCTTTGGTAGTCTCTACAGCATATTCCATTACAGCAGGATCACCAGGACCATTAGACAGGAAATAAGCTTGTGGTGCCCATGCTTCCATTTCAGCAAGTTTGGTCTTGGCTGGAAAAACTTTACAGTAAACGCCTCTGCTTGCTAGATTTCTCAAGATGTTTTTCTTGATACCGAAATCAAGACAAGCTACTTTAATACTAGAGTTTTCATCTCCTTCGAAGTAAGGCTCTTGAGTACAAACTTTCGATGAGAGCTCTAGGCCATCCATGTTAGGCACTTTATCCAATTCAGCTTTTAAGCCATCTAGATTCTCCTCGTATTCAGAACTAATGATAGCATTCATTGCTCCCTTAGACCTCAGGTGTCTCACGAGTTTTCGTGTATCTACATCTGCGATACCGGTAATTTTGTGAGATACCAGATAATCTTGCAAGGAACCAGATGCATCAATTCTGGAATAAATATCGGAGAAATTATTTACCACTATTCCTGCTACTGTAGGAGCATCTGATTCCACTTCGGAATCAATCACACCATAATTTCCAATATGTGGTGTAGTGGTTACAACAATTTGTCCCGTGTAGGATGGGTCGGTATAAATTTCCTGATATCCGGTCATACCGGTATTAAAGCAAATTTCACCACCGTTAGTACCGGGATTTCCAATAAGTGTGCCATGGAACTTTGTTCCATCGGCTAAGAGTAAAGTCGCTTTTTGTCTAATCATTTTCTAGAAAGTTGCCCAAAGTTAAAGATTTATTGGGAAGGAAGATAAATGGAATGGGTATAAAAAAAGGATTGAACAAAAGTCCAATCCTTTTTAATATCTAAGTCAACAATCAACTTATTTTTTTTCTTCAGTTTCACCTTCAGATGAATCAGCAGAAGCTTCTGGAGCTTTTGGCTCTTCAGTTTTAGCTTCAGGCGTGCTTTCTGCTTTTGTTTCAGCAGCAGCTTCATCTTTTTTGCCAGAACTTCTTCTAGATCTTCTAGTAGTTTTCTTAGTTGGCTTCGCATCTTTCAACATCAATTCGTTGAAATCTACTAACTCAATGATACACATCTCGGCATTATCACCTAGACGGAATCCAGTTTTGATGATACGAGTGTATCCTCCTGGACGTGTACCTACTTTTGCAATAACTTCTCCGAAAAGAGCGATGATAGCTTCTTTATTTTTCAGGTAAGAGAATGCAATTCTTCTGTTATGAGTAGTATCTTCTTTTGCTCTGGAAACCAATGGCTCCACATATTTCTT
Above is a window of Algoriphagus machipongonensis DNA encoding:
- the eno gene encoding phosphopyruvate hydratase encodes the protein MTLIQAVHARQILDSRGNPTIEVDVLTDSGAFGRAAVPSGASTGVNEAVELRDGDKSKYLGKGVLKAVENVNEVIQSELIGESVFDQRGIDNLMINLDGTETKSKLGANAILGVSLAVAKAAADDLGIPLFRYVGGVNAKTLPVPMMNIINGGSHSDAPIAFQEFMIRPVGAPTFSEAMRMGAEIFHNLKKILHDKGLSTAVGDEGGFAPNFSGGTEEALECILDAIKKAGYTAGKDITIALDCASSEFFEDGVYNYAKFEGETGKARSRAEQVDYLAELTEKYPIDSIEDGCGEEDWEGWAMLTAKIGDKVQLVGDDLFVTNVKFLKRGIEEKSANSILIKVNQIGTLTETLDAIDLAHKAGFTAVMSHRSGETEDSTIADLAVACNCGQIKTGSASRSDRMAKYNQLLRIEELLAETAYFPQK
- the carA gene encoding glutamine-hydrolyzing carbamoyl-phosphate synthase small subunit — encoded protein: MIRQKATLLLADGTKFHGTLIGNPGTNGGEICFNTGMTGYQEIYTDPSYTGQIVVTTTPHIGNYGVIDSEVESDAPTVAGIVVNNFSDIYSRIDASGSLQDYLVSHKITGIADVDTRKLVRHLRSKGAMNAIISSEYEENLDGLKAELDKVPNMDGLELSSKVCTQEPYFEGDENSSIKVACLDFGIKKNILRNLASRGVYCKVFPAKTKLAEMEAWAPQAYFLSNGPGDPAVMEYAVETTKEILETGKPVFGICLGHQILAESCGISTYKMHHGHRGLNHPIKNLKTGKSEITSQNHGFNISREDSESNENVEITHVHLNDNTVAGIKLKNKPAFSVQYHPESSPGPHDSRYLFDDFISLINKN
- the rplQ gene encoding 50S ribosomal protein L17 — its product is MRHGKKFNHLGRKAAHRKAMLSNMATSLILHKRITTTLAKAKELKKYVEPLVSRAKEDTTHNRRIAFSYLKNKEAIIALFGEVIAKVGTRPGGYTRIIKTGFRLGDNAEMCIIELVDFNELMLKDAKPTKKTTRRSRRSSGKKDEAAAETKAESTPEAKTEEPKAPEASADSSEGETEEKK